The stretch of DNA TTGTACGGTATTACCAAATGTAAACTCGCCACTAATACCGTAAAGTTGAAATGCATTATTTGCCAATACGACATTACCTACTTCTCCATATCCTATTCTAAGCTTTAAATTTGATACTTTGGTGTTTTCTAAAAAGGGCTCTTCGCTAATTCTCCATGCTGCCGATATCCCTGGGAATATACCCCATTTGTTGTTGTCTGAAAAATTACTGGCACCATCTCGTCTTATTACACCGTTAAGAATATATTTCCCATTAATGCTATAGTTAATTCTGGCAAACTGTGAGAGTCTGGTTGTTTCAAACTTAAACGAATTTTGCTTGTTACGTAGCAATTGGTCTGCGATACCTACATTATCTGCACCTAATGCATCTGTAAAAAAGCCAACAGCTTGAAGGCTAAACCCATCGCTTAATGTTTTATAAACACCCGCTCCTAACACCGCTGATAATGTGCTGTTTTTAAAAGATTTCGAATATGAAAAATACGCTTCGCCAGTATATGCATCATTTCTATTGGTAGCTAATTGTGCCACACCATCAGGGAGTTGTGCATTTTCTACTATTGATGGCATAAAGAATTTTCGTGTAGAGGTTGTTCTATCCATACTACCTACCATGGTTAACGACAATTCATCAAATAGTGTAATATCTAGTTTTGGAGTTATTGAAAACCTATTGGTCCTTAAATCATCATCAATTTCCAAAAAGGCAAAAGGATTTGTTATTAATGTGTTATATGTTCTGGAAAAGCTTCCATCTGCTTCTCTTACAGGAATGTTAGGTGCAAATGCATAAGCTGCTTGTAGCATATTAAATTTTTCACTACCTCCAGAATTGGCGCCTGTTGATGCATTGTTACTATTAATTTGACTGAGGTTTGTTTTTAGGTTAAGATTAAATCGTTCTCCCAGTTTTTGGATTATGTTAAATCTAGCAGTATATCTTTGAAAATCTGAATTTTTTAAAATGGCATCACTACCATAATAATTAAAAGAAGAAAATATTTTAGTGTTTTCATTTCCACTACTTATTGAAAGATTATGTTCTTGAATAAAGCCTGATTTAATTAACCCATTTACATAGTCAACACCAGATCCAGCATTATCAATATCGTTTTGAGAAAAGAAAGGCGAGACCCCATTAACTGGTACATTTTGAGCTCCATAAGGCGCGTACTTATTATCAAAAAGGTATTTGTCATAGGCTAACCTGTTATGCTGCCTCATAAAATCTTCAGCATTCAAAAACCCTAGATAATCCTTAGGTGTTTGTACGGTTGTAGATACTCTATAATCTACCGTGGTTTTTCCCACTTTTCCTTTTTTTGTTGTTATAAATATAACGCCATTAGCAGCTGCAGACCCATAGATGGCTGTTGTACTGGCATCTTTAATAACATCAACAGATTCTATATCAGCCGGATTAATAGTTGATAAAGGACTTCTATCTACACCTCCGAAAAAACCAAGATCAGAAGCATCTAAACCTGGTTCTGGAGAATTATTTATAATAGGGACACCATCAACTACATAAAGAGGTTCTCCGCTACCTCTTGGTGATATGTCTGCTCTTATATTAGCACTTACACGGGCTCCAGGTTGTGCGGTACTTAATCCCAGGTTTAAACCAGCAACTCTTCCTTGAAGCATTTGGTCTACGGAGGTATTGGCGGCTTGTTGAATGTCAGCTACTTTAATGTTAGCGACTGAACCAGTTGTTTCTTTAATGCTTGAGGTTCCATATCCAATAACGACAACTTCATCAAGTTGTGCAGTGTCTTCTTCTAAAGTAATAGAGAATGTTTTTTGACCATTTACAGCAACTTCCTTATCTATAAAACCTAAGTAAGAAATTAAAAGTGTAGCATTTTCTGATGAAACGGTCAATGTAAAGTTTCCGTCAAAATCTGATTGTGTTCCATTTGTTGTACCTTTTTCTATAATATTGGCCCCAGGTAATGGTTGTCCGTTATTATCTGCGATTATACCGTTAACCGTATAATTTTGATTTATAATTTTAGGGCTAGTTGTTTTGTTACTGTCTTTGGCTTGAATACTTGATACTGAGAGTAATAATATAAAGGCTGTAAGATTGAGTTTTAAGTTTAGTTTAGAGAAGTTAAATTGTTTTAACCTCCTAGCTTTCGTTTTTTTCATCCGTTTATTTTTATTGTTTTTAACAGGTCAGATGTAACTTGCCATTAAACGTTTTGATTAGTTAATTTTTGTTTTACGGCTCATTTCATACTAATTAGAATAATTTTCCTCAATTATTTTTTTTAAGTTCATTAAAGTTTAGAACCCAATTCGTGTAAAATTCATGTCATATATATTGGTTTAAAGTTGTTTTGCTTTCTTGGTTAATAAAATGACTTATAGAATTATAAAGTGATAAAGGAAACCGATTATAGATCTCCTTTATAAACCAAAATTAAAAAAACTGACTTGTTATTTTTTATTTAGGATAAATCAATTATTAACCCACTGCAAGTAACTTATTGTATGAGACAATAAGGGGTGATGAATTCATTTGCGCAGGGGTAAGAATTCGTTTTTCTTATGAAGGACCTATTGTTTCTGTAGGAAAGATGAAGGGGTTTTGCCAAAACGCTGTTTGAAAAGCTTGCTAAAATACTTCCGGTCGGAATAGCCTACATAATAACACGCATCTGCAACTGTATACCCTTTTTGTATGAGCAGTTGTTTAGCTGTTTTTAGTTTGTAGTCTCTAACATATTCAATCAAAGACAGGTTGGTTAACGATTTTAGTTTTTTATAAATTACAGAATGACTCATACCTAATTCTTGAGAAACAAAATCGGCTTTTAGTGCATCAGAATCTATATGCTTTTCAATTAATTGTCCTAATTTTTGAAGAAACTCCTGATCTGTTTTGTTTTTAGCTAATTCGCTAATAGGCATAATATCTTCAGAGAGAAACCTTTTGTGCAATAACGTTCTGTTTTTTATTAGGTTTTTAATTCTGGTACGAAGTAATAATTCATTAAATGGTTTAGTTACATATTCGTCTGCACCGGTATTAAAGCCTTCCATTTGATTTATTAATGATGCTCTGGCGGTTAACAATACTATGGGAATATGACTGGTTAAAATGTTTGTTTTTAATTCTTGAGTTAATTCAATGCCATTCATAACAGGCATCATAATATCACTTATCATAAGATCTGGTAAATGGGTTCTAGCAATTTCTAAACCTTCTTTCCCATTGTTGGCTTCTAAAATATTGTACTCATCGGAAAGTAACTCTATAATATAGGCTCTAATATCCTTATTGTCTTCAACAATCAATAGTGTTTGTTCTTTAACTATATCAGTGTTTGAAGGCAGATTTTTAGTTTCTTTTTGTTTATCAACCAAATAATTTTCAATGCGTTCTGCATCAGATTCATGTCCTCCTAATTCACTTTCTTTAAAATGATTTTTTCCTTTTTTCAGTACAATTGTAAATGTAGTTCCTAATCCTTTTTTACTTTCAACTTGGATGTCTCCATGGTGCAAGGCTATAATTTCTTTTGAGATGGATAGGCCTAAACCAAAACCAGTGGCTTTAAAACTATTTATTGTTTCAGTTTGGTAGAATCTATTAAAGATCTTTGAAAGTTGTTTTTTAGAAATTCCTATACCTTCATCTTTTAAAATTAATGTAGCATTTTTCTCTGTTTCAGAAAGTGTGAGATTAATAGCCCCTCCTTTTCCTGTAAATTTAAAAGCATTAGATAATAAATTATAAAGCACTTTGTCCATTTGGTTTTTGTCGAACCATAAGGGGGTTTGTAAATTAGAACTATTAAAAGAAAAATCAATATGCTTTTGTTTTGCTATTTCAGAAAAAGACAAATACGTTTCTTCACAAAATTGCACCCAATCTTCTTTTGTTACTTTTAATTGAATTTTGTTATGTTCAAGCTTTCTAAAATCTAACAGTTCATTTACTAAATTCAATAAATGCTTAGCATTCTTTGTTAAGGTATTTACAGGGTTTAGTTGCTTTTCCTCTTTAAAGGTGTTAATCTGTAAAAGCCTATTTATAGACCCTAAAATGAGGGTGACAGGTGTTCTTATTTCATGAGATATATTGGTGAAAAATTGTTGTTTTAAGTTGTATAGCTCAATATCTTTTTCGTGAGTTAATCGTTCTAATTCTAAATTAGATTTCATTTTCTCCCAGGCAATAATATATTTTCGAAATAGGTAGAAAGCAAAAAGGATAAATAAGCCATAAATTAAAAAGGCCCACCATTCCAGCCAAAATGGTTTCAATATATCTACTTTTATAGACGTCGCTTCTTCTCCCCAGTCACTTCCAGAAGTTTTACTTTTTACTTTAAAAATATAGTCACCAGGTGCAAGGTTAGTATAAGTTACTGTTTTGTCTTTGCCAATAGTCCTCCAGTCTTTGTCAAAATTCTCTAATTTAATGGCATAATCACAATTTGCAGAAAAAGGAAATGCCATAGCGGCAAACTCAAATGTAATAACATCCAAATTGTGCTTTAAAGTTAAAGATTCTGCTAGAGTAATGTTCTTTTTTAAAACTTCATTTTCTCCTATTGGTACCTCTTTATTAAAAAGTTTAAAGTTGGTGAGTTTTACTTTTGGGTTTATGTTTTTAGTAAGTATCGTTTTTGGATTAAATCTAACGAGCCCTTTAGAGCCGCCAAAATACAATAGCCCCTTTTCGTCTTTAAAAGCTGCATTTATATGGTACTCTCCAAAAAGCTTTGAGAAACTTTTAAAACTATTTGTATCGTAGTTATAATTAAAAATACCTTGTTTGGTACTAAACCATATTTGGCCATCATTATCTTCTATAATAGACGTTATGGTTTGATATCGAATATTTTCTTTTTTCTCAAAGCGATTAATTTGCCCCGTCTTTTCATTGTATAAATTAAGTCCCTCTCCTGAGGTTCCTATCCATAGGTTTTCTTTTGAATCTTTTAGAATAGTATTGATATAATCACTACTAATTGAATTTGGGTTGTTTTCTGAGTATCTAAATTGTTTAGTCTGCTTTGTTTTAGTATTAAATAAATTAACACCGCCTCCAAAAGTTGCTAACCATAAGGAGTCTCCTTCTTTTTGTATGGAAATGATGTTATTACTGCTTAGAGAAAGCGAGTCTTCCTCTTGCTTTTGAAAGCTATTGAATTCTTTTGTTTTAGTATTTAAGTAATTTAAACCACCTCCCCAAGTTGCAATCCATAAATTATTAGTATCATCTTCAATAACATAACGAACATCATTATAGCTTAGTGATTTAGTGTTTCCTGTTTCGTGTTTATACTGTGTAAAAGCTTCTGTTTTAGGGTTAAAATTAATAAGGCCATTTACAAAAGTCCCTATCCAAAAGGTTTGGTCGCTTCCTTTTTTAATAAATTGAATGTAATCACCTCCAATTGATTTTTTATTATCCTTACTGTAGCGTTTAATACTGGCTTTATCATCCTGTAAAATAGAAAGCCCTTTCCCATCTAAACCTAAAAAACATTGATCTTCATCTTTGTAAATTGATAAAACGGGAGAAGGTGTTTCCCCTCTAAGCGTGCTTGATAAAAAGGTGTAATCATTATTCTCATTTAGAATGTTTACGCCATTCCATGCAGTGCCTATCCATATGTTAGCGTCTCCGTCCTCCATCAAATCATAAATAGCATTACTAGAGATTGAAGATTCTAATTGAGAATTATAGGTGTAATTGTGTACTTGAGCGCTGTTTTCTAATTTAAAAAGGCCGTTCCCATCAGTACCTATCCAAATAGTACCATCTTTTGCTTTTTTTACGCAACGCACAATATTAATACGTTCTTTGGCTTTTAACTCCTTTTTTTCAAATTCTAAAGTATTTAAATCAAATATAAGTAGCCCTTCTCCATTGGTGCCAATTAATATTTTATGGTTGTTCAGGCTTCCTATAGAATGAATAAAATCTGATGAAATATTATTTGATGGTTTTATATATTCAAACACTCCTTTTTCGGGAGCAAATTTATTTAAACCACCTCCGTAGGTGCCAATCCATAAATTTCCATTTATATCTTCATAAATACTTCTAACATCATTATGATTTATTGTCTGGCTGTTATTAGATTGATGTGCATAAGAAGTAAAGGTGTTTTGATTTTCTTTAAAAACAGATAGACCATTTTTTGTTCCTATCCATAGGTTACCTTTAGAGTCTTCAAATATGGTATTTATTTCATTTGAAGCAATAGATTCAGGGCTGTTTATACTACTCTTGTAAGCGGTGAATGTATCTTCTAAAGCATTATATAAATTTAATCCACCTCCTAATGTACCTATCCAAATACGTGATTTACTATCTAAAAACAGGTCTGAAATATCATTAGCATTAAGACTGCTGTTTTGCTTATTATAAACTTTTATGTTATGACCATCATAGCGGTTCAACCCATTATTAGTGCCAATCCAAACAAAGCCATTGGTTTCCTTTATAATGCTACTTACTCTGCCATTAGATAATCCGTTTGATTGATTGATTTTGTTGAATATAGGTTGGGATTGTGAACTAGCAGGAAACGAACCGATTAAAACAACTAGAAAAAAAAATATTATATTTTTAGAATTTAATTTCATTGATTATTTAATCATAGAATAAAGGATCTTTATATAAAAATCATTTCTTCTTCAAAAGTAAATATAAAGGAATTAAGATTAAAAAGTCTAGAGAAATAAAAGGTTTTTGAAGCCTCTTTATCCTTCTACCAAATTGAATAGTAGTAACGGTTCATAACGTAGTCCTTTAATTCTATACCTCTGTAAATATGGATACATTACTTTCCCGATACAATATGTAACTTTCCTTGATACACACTACTTTGGAGGTTACGAGGTGTAAATATGGTGTAATACTTTGTTTTCCTTTGATATTATTTTGGGATCTATGTTATAAATACTTTTTAGTAAAAATGCGAGATCATTACCGAAATCTGGTAATTTTATCGAAACTTTACTAAAGTTGATACGACTTTTTTTTACCTAACACATGAAGGATATTCTCTTGCATCGATAGCTTAATAAAAGCTTGCTCTTATTTTGATTCGCTAAACTTCACCTTCATTGACTTTTATATTCCACTTTATATTTTGAAGTCGGTGTTTCACTTCTAATAATGTTTTTAACACATCCTCCTCTTTAAGTAATTCTCCATAAAACAAATCCCAAATTTATATATGTTCCATTTAAGATATGTCAACTTTTTTGCTTAAAATACTTGACGTATCAAGTAGGCTTAAAATGAATGACACTAAAGAAAAGAACAATTCAAAAAATTTAAATTGCACGTCATCAAAACAAAACGACTATTTTGTTCAGTTAATGATTATGTTCATGTAACATGAACATAATCATTAACTGAACAGTGCTTTAATAAAATCTTATCGTAACCTGTATTAATCCTATGACAAATAAATATGAGTATGCACATTGCCCGACACAGTTTTGGAAATATTTCGGGCGATAAAATCTCTATTCAGATGCTACAAAATTATATCGACATTCTTCCGTTACTGCAACTATAAAGTACCGAGCCAACTTTATTCATAAGGATGTTGATTCGGCTTTGGATAAAGTTATTAATTTCTAATAAACGTATTATTCTTATTCCAGCAGCTTTTTTAGGGCAGTATGGAATGTATTAAACTTCTCTAAATTGTTTGCCTTAAGTTTTGTGAGATTCTGCAATTTCCATTGTACGGCTGGAAATCTTTCAAAATCATAAATACTCCAATCTGGTGTTACGTTGCTGAAACTTATTAAAAACTCCTTGTCTTTAGTTGTTAAACTTTGCTGTATGGTATCAATCAATGTTGCCCTAGTTTTTTCGAAGTTTTCGTAGGTGAAAGGGTCAGAACTCATACCATCAAATTGATTGACCATTGCTTCTCTTTGGTCAATTAAGTTAGGTTGCAACATTTCGTTTAAAGGTCTAATGCTGCGCAAACTTTACCGCCATATAATTGACCCATCGACACTACGAAAATTGAACAAAATGCATCATATTCTTCTTGAGCTTTATCGCATAATGGCAGTTCGACAAGTTCATCCAATATACCTCTGTTTATTTGATTTACTTCCAATTTTATCTGCGCTTTGGGTGTTGTAATTTGTAGTTTTAAAACCTTTTCCTTTAGTGTAATTTCTGCATCAAGCAAAATTTTATCAAGATTGCCTTTTATGTTATCCAAAGCTGCAATAATTTTTTTGAAGAGACGTATCTCTGTCTTCTATTGGAATATAGGTCAAATCAATATCTACAGACAATCTAGGCATATCCCGAATAAACAAGTTAATGGCTGTACCTCCGTGTAGCGCGAAACATTTTTCTTTTGCTACCTCTGGCAATACTTGTAATAATAGGGCGACTTGATTTTTATAATTACTCATATTCTGCTAGTTCTTTTGGGACAGTGATGCCATATTCAGCGATGTAAACGCCATTTTTTACTAGAGAACGTTTTCCTTTTCCAGTATCAATTTTTTCTGCATCTATGTACTTAAACCAATTGTGATTTGATTTTTCAGCCATATATAAAAAAAGCCGTTTTACTTTTATAGAGGTGCATTGCTCCAAAAGTTCTTGAACTTGTTTTGGTCTAAGGTTATTAAGCCCTTCCATTATTTCATAACACTCTACGAGTTTTTGTTTTTTTGGTGCCATATATAAGCATTCCAATAACGCTCTCACGGGATTAGATATTTGTAAACCAAAGTTGCTCTGTTCTAAAGTCTGCAATCCAGCTTTAGAAGGTAGAAAGGAAGTGCTAAAATAACTTACTTTCACACCCCAATCATACTTAGTGAACCACGCAGGTAACTTTTCTTTACTGCCACCACACAATATGATTTGTTGTGTTGATAGTTCCAAATAATGTGCTTTTCCTAATAAAGACAAGGCTGTTTTACCTCCTATATGAACGCCCAATTGAGATTGTTTTTGTAATGCATATATAGCACCTTCATACGTTGGTTCTTCTCCCACACGCATCCAAGCACCTGTTCCTATTGAATAAAGCCAATTACTCTTCTTGTAGCGATTTAACAACTGCGTGGAAAAACCATTTTCTGTTAACCACGAGCTTAAATATACAACTCCAGAAGGTTGAGAATTTAATAATCGGTTTATTTTTTGTCTAAGTAAATGCAACAACTCCCACTGAAAAATGGTTGACTTATATATACAAATCAACCATTTTAAAAACTAAAAAAACGAACTCAAAAATAATAACACTTAAATTCTTCAAATCATTTAATTAATTGGAGTAACGGGAAATTTACCCTTAGCTTCAATTTTTCCGGTAAGTAAGTTAACAACTGCTTTTACATTAGATATGTTAGACCCTATTGCACATATGTAAGCATCAGGTTTAACTAAGTTTGCATCATAGGGGTCTTTTAAAGCCACATTAATAATAGTAGTTCCCACATTTTCTTCTTGTAATTTAGATAGACGTCTACGTTGTTCTTTAAGATCCAAAGACTTTCCTGGCAACGGATAATTTTCACTCACAGCTATAATTATATTTTCGCTTGGAATTTCTTTATCATCAAAATTGTATTCCTTTACATCAAAATTCTCTGCTTTCATTTCTATAACAAAATCGCTGTAAGCATTAGCATAATTAGGTCCTATTCCTTCTGCAATTTTAATAATTTCGTCAACATTTTCTTTAGCCAATTTTACAATTGACACCTTACTATCCTTTGATAAAGGAATGGATTGTTTGTTATCGTAAGCAACAGTCATAGCAGCCTCAGCACAAGAAAGCGCTATTTGTTTGTTTTCAACATTTCCTATAATTTCTTTAGCTTTAATAGGATCTACAGGGAGTTTTTCAGCCAATTTATAACGCTTTTTTAAACTTAATAACCTGTTATATGCTTCATCAATTCTTGACATAGGAATTCTACCATCAATAACTGCTTGCTCTACCACATCCAGCATTCTATTTTGCGATTTTATATAATCCCCTACATCTTCTCCATATCTTTCTTCTGCTAGCATAATCATATCTGCTCCAGCTAAAATTGCCAAAATTGCTGCTTCAGCCGGATCGTAATTTTTTTGAATGGCTTGCATATTAAATGAGTCTGTTATTATTACTCCATTAAAACCAAGCTTTTCTCTCAAATAATTATTAAGTATTATTGGTGAAAGCGTTGCAGGGTTTTCTTTATCAATAGCATCGTATATTATATGGGCCGTCATTACAATATCTGCTCCAGATTCAACAGCCGTTTTAAATGGTAATAGGTCAACAGATTCAATTTCCTTAAGTGATCTCGAGACCTTTGGAATTCCGCTATGTGAATCGGTTGCAGTATTTCCATGCCCTGGAAAATGTTTTGCGGTAGCAATTGTTCCATTTTCATGAAGGCCTTCAATTGCAGCTTTTACTCTATCAGACACATCTGAAGCATTTTCCCCAAATGAACGTGTTCCAATAATTGGGTTTAGAGCATTAGAATTTACATCTGCAACAGGCGATAAGTTACAAAATACGCCAACGGCAGATAA from Flavivirga spongiicola encodes:
- a CDS encoding SusC/RagA family TonB-linked outer membrane protein, which produces MKKTKARRLKQFNFSKLNLKLNLTAFILLLSVSSIQAKDSNKTTSPKIINQNYTVNGIIADNNGQPLPGANIIEKGTTNGTQSDFDGNFTLTVSSENATLLISYLGFIDKEVAVNGQKTFSITLEEDTAQLDEVVVIGYGTSSIKETTGSVANIKVADIQQAANTSVDQMLQGRVAGLNLGLSTAQPGARVSANIRADISPRGSGEPLYVVDGVPIINNSPEPGLDASDLGFFGGVDRSPLSTINPADIESVDVIKDASTTAIYGSAAANGVIFITTKKGKVGKTTVDYRVSTTVQTPKDYLGFLNAEDFMRQHNRLAYDKYLFDNKYAPYGAQNVPVNGVSPFFSQNDIDNAGSGVDYVNGLIKSGFIQEHNLSISSGNENTKIFSSFNYYGSDAILKNSDFQRYTARFNIIQKLGERFNLNLKTNLSQINSNNASTGANSGGSEKFNMLQAAYAFAPNIPVREADGSFSRTYNTLITNPFAFLEIDDDLRTNRFSITPKLDITLFDELSLTMVGSMDRTTSTRKFFMPSIVENAQLPDGVAQLATNRNDAYTGEAYFSYSKSFKNSTLSAVLGAGVYKTLSDGFSLQAVGFFTDALGADNVGIADQLLRNKQNSFKFETTRLSQFARINYSINGKYILNGVIRRDGASNFSDNNKWGIFPGISAAWRISEEPFLENTKVSNLKLRIGYGEVGNVVLANNAFQLYGISGEFTFGNTVQPGVVLSQVANPDFKWETNTSIDIGLDFGFFNDRVSGSVELYEKKAKDLIDFDPLPSNNAVGRVVTNVGSTRARGIDVALNTTNVLTENFEWSTNFTFTTSRSEWVERNPNVTLPEYVGENDQLGDFYGWETDGIIRSLEEVPNYMAGAFPGNVRFIDQNNDGVLDVKDVVKLGTWGPRVNFGIGTNFRYKNFTLRAFAYGNAGAPRGFGLYPNSFRLSNSTPSNTLTSVKDIWSFDNPNGFLPGIASNPYSGNNPAGNTDFLLKKTSFLRIKNINLGYNLPIADDSKLPFNKLRFFVDLQNVALFTDYDGFDPELDTTNPYPQALSSTIGVDIQF
- a CDS encoding type IV toxin-antitoxin system AbiEi family antitoxin, with the translated sequence MICIYKSTIFQWELLHLLRQKINRLLNSQPSGVVYLSSWLTENGFSTQLLNRYKKSNWLYSIGTGAWMRVGEEPTYEGAIYALQKQSQLGVHIGGKTALSLLGKAHYLELSTQQIILCGGSKEKLPAWFTKYDWGVKVSYFSTSFLPSKAGLQTLEQSNFGLQISNPVRALLECLYMAPKKQKLVECYEIMEGLNNLRPKQVQELLEQCTSIKVKRLFLYMAEKSNHNWFKYIDAEKIDTGKGKRSLVKNGVYIAEYGITVPKELAEYE
- a CDS encoding nucleotidyl transferase AbiEii/AbiGii toxin family protein, coding for MSNYKNQVALLLQVLPEVAKEKCFALHGGTAINLFIRDMPRLSVDIDLTYIPIEDRDTSLQKNYCSFG
- a CDS encoding glycoside hydrolase family 3 protein, which translates into the protein MKNLIKVFLLITISLVIVSCNNKPQKEEVRKKVGQLFLLAFSGNDINVVLPLIKERGIGGLYLSNDNLGEPEATAVLLNSLQKAALEGISKTPLLTAADQEGAWGVMVPYSSTGPGNMALGASDPINTRKMYSVFSKELSAVGVFCNLSPVADVNSNALNPIIGTRSFGENASDVSDRVKAAIEGLHENGTIATAKHFPGHGNTATDSHSGIPKVSRSLKEIESVDLLPFKTAVESGADIVMTAHIIYDAIDKENPATLSPIILNNYLREKLGFNGVIITDSFNMQAIQKNYDPAEAAILAILAGADMIMLAEERYGEDVGDYIKSQNRMLDVVEQAVIDGRIPMSRIDEAYNRLLSLKKRYKLAEKLPVDPIKAKEIIGNVENKQIALSCAEAAMTVAYDNKQSIPLSKDSKVSIVKLAKENVDEIIKIAEGIGPNYANAYSDFVIEMKAENFDVKEYNFDDKEIPSENIIIAVSENYPLPGKSLDLKEQRRRLSKLQEENVGTTIINVALKDPYDANLVKPDAYICAIGSNISNVKAVVNLLTGKIEAKGKFPVTPIN
- a CDS encoding hybrid sensor histidine kinase/response regulator transcription factor; protein product: MKLNSKNIIFFFLVVLIGSFPASSQSQPIFNKINQSNGLSNGRVSSIIKETNGFVWIGTNNGLNRYDGHNIKVYNKQNSSLNANDISDLFLDSKSRIWIGTLGGGLNLYNALEDTFTAYKSSINSPESIASNEINTIFEDSKGNLWIGTKNGLSVFKENQNTFTSYAHQSNNSQTINHNDVRSIYEDINGNLWIGTYGGGLNKFAPEKGVFEYIKPSNNISSDFIHSIGSLNNHKILIGTNGEGLLIFDLNTLEFEKKELKAKERINIVRCVKKAKDGTIWIGTDGNGLFKLENSAQVHNYTYNSQLESSISSNAIYDLMEDGDANIWIGTAWNGVNILNENNDYTFLSSTLRGETPSPVLSIYKDEDQCFLGLDGKGLSILQDDKASIKRYSKDNKKSIGGDYIQFIKKGSDQTFWIGTFVNGLINFNPKTEAFTQYKHETGNTKSLSYNDVRYVIEDDTNNLWIATWGGGLNYLNTKTKEFNSFQKQEEDSLSLSSNNIISIQKEGDSLWLATFGGGVNLFNTKTKQTKQFRYSENNPNSISSDYINTILKDSKENLWIGTSGEGLNLYNEKTGQINRFEKKENIRYQTITSIIEDNDGQIWFSTKQGIFNYNYDTNSFKSFSKLFGEYHINAAFKDEKGLLYFGGSKGLVRFNPKTILTKNINPKVKLTNFKLFNKEVPIGENEVLKKNITLAESLTLKHNLDVITFEFAAMAFPFSANCDYAIKLENFDKDWRTIGKDKTVTYTNLAPGDYIFKVKSKTSGSDWGEEATSIKVDILKPFWLEWWAFLIYGLFILFAFYLFRKYIIAWEKMKSNLELERLTHEKDIELYNLKQQFFTNISHEIRTPVTLILGSINRLLQINTFKEEKQLNPVNTLTKNAKHLLNLVNELLDFRKLEHNKIQLKVTKEDWVQFCEETYLSFSEIAKQKHIDFSFNSSNLQTPLWFDKNQMDKVLYNLLSNAFKFTGKGGAINLTLSETEKNATLILKDEGIGISKKQLSKIFNRFYQTETINSFKATGFGLGLSISKEIIALHHGDIQVESKKGLGTTFTIVLKKGKNHFKESELGGHESDAERIENYLVDKQKETKNLPSNTDIVKEQTLLIVEDNKDIRAYIIELLSDEYNILEANNGKEGLEIARTHLPDLMISDIMMPVMNGIELTQELKTNILTSHIPIVLLTARASLINQMEGFNTGADEYVTKPFNELLLRTRIKNLIKNRTLLHKRFLSEDIMPISELAKNKTDQEFLQKLGQLIEKHIDSDALKADFVSQELGMSHSVIYKKLKSLTNLSLIEYVRDYKLKTAKQLLIQKGYTVADACYYVGYSDRKYFSKLFKQRFGKTPSSFLQKQ